From a single Populus nigra chromosome 18, ddPopNigr1.1, whole genome shotgun sequence genomic region:
- the LOC133678986 gene encoding small ribosomal subunit protein uS3x-like, whose amino-acid sequence MATQISKKRKFVADGVFYAELNEVLTRELAEDGYSGVEVRVTPMRTEIIIRATRTQNVLGEKGRRIRELTSVVQKRFKFPENGVELYAEKVNNRGLCAIAQAESLRYKLLGGLAVRRACYGVLRFVMESGAKGCEVIVSGKLRAQRAKSMKFKDGYMISSGQPVKEYIDSAVRHVLLRQGVLGIKVKIMLDWDPKGKVGPMTPLPDLVTIHPPKEEEDYVPPVMTTNIEIPVA is encoded by the exons ATGGCTACTCAAATAAGTAAGAAACGCAAG TTTGTTGCAGATGGAGTTTTCTATGCGGAACTTAATGAGGTGTTGACAAGAGAACTAGCGGAGGATGGTTACTCTGGTGTTGAGGTTAGGGTTACTCCCATGCGCACTGAGATCATCATCAGGGCTACTCGTACCCAAAATGttcttg GTGAGAAGGGAAGGAGGATCAGAGAACTGACTTCCGTTGTTCAGAAACGTTTCAAGTTTCCTGAGAATGGTGTTGAGCTCTATGCTGAGAAAGTTAACAACAGGGGTCTCTGTGCCATTGCTCAGGCTGAGTCTCTTCGTTACAAGCTCCTTGGAGGCCTTGCTGTTCGCAG GGCTTGTTATGGAGTCTTAAGATTTGTAATGGAGAGTGGGGCAAAAGGATGCGAG GTTATTGTGAGTGGAAAGCTCCGGGCACAGCGTGCCAAATCTATGAAATTTAAGGATGGGTACATGATTTCCTCTGGCCAACCTGTTAAAGAGTATATTGATTCAGCTGTTAGGCACGTTCTTCTTAGACAG GGTGTGCTTGGTATCAAGGTGAAGATCATGCTTGACTGGGATCCTAAGGGCAAGGTGGGGCCAATGACACCATTGCCTGATCTGGTCACCATCCATCCTCCcaaggaagaagaagactaTGTTCCACCAGTGATGACAACCAATATTGAGATTCCAGTAGCATAA
- the LOC133678328 gene encoding snakin-2-like: MAVRSLLALMVLLFCLAEVSSDLKIDTEIPQVFQLVVRGGNRRLMQDIDCGGLCKQRCSLHSRPNLCNRACGTCCVRCKCVPPGTSGNREVCGTCYTDMTTHGNKTKCP; encoded by the exons ATGGCAGTACGTTCGCTTCTTGCTTTGATGGTTTTGCTTTTCTGCCTTGCTGAG GTTTCGTCTGATCTCAAGATAGATACCGAAATACCCCAAGTTTTCCAG CTTGTTGTGAGAGGTGGAAACAGGAGGCTCATGCAAGACATAG ATTGTGGAGGGTTATGCAAGCAGAGATGCAGTCTTCACTCAAGGCCTAATCTGTGCAACAGGGCATGTGGCACCTGCTGTGTGAGATGCAAGTGCGTGCCTCCTGGGACCTCAGGGAACAGAGAAGTATGTGGGACATGCTATACTGACATGACCACCCATGGGAACAAGACCAAGTGCCCATAG